A window from Halomicrobium urmianum encodes these proteins:
- a CDS encoding winged helix-turn-helix domain-containing protein, with the protein MNAIEDAFDWLFGQDSMGRLRADWMTGSDDRILEFLEDTGAGHSLRGIENNFAERGQSISYTTLKRRIPKLEEAGLIYEIEGEGSYYAITEKGEDYLREEEDLRDEPEPHV; encoded by the coding sequence ATGAATGCTATCGAAGACGCTTTTGACTGGCTTTTTGGCCAAGACAGTATGGGCCGTCTCCGGGCAGACTGGATGACTGGGAGTGACGATCGTATTCTGGAGTTCCTCGAAGACACGGGGGCCGGCCACAGTCTGCGCGGGATTGAGAACAACTTCGCGGAGAGGGGCCAGTCCATCTCCTACACTACTCTCAAGAGAAGAATCCCCAAGTTGGAGGAAGCTGGCTTGATCTATGAGATCGAAGGAGAGGGATCTTACTATGCGATTACTGAGAAAGGAGAGGACTATCTCCGCGAGGAGGAGGATCTCCGCGACGAACCCGAGCCTCACGTCTGA
- a CDS encoding DUF7344 domain-containing protein, whose amino-acid sequence MGVQIELDGTGLEQIRKAVRNMRRRYILYYLHHSGGAARIDELVDRVATWEHGSAAGDVPGRKRDSVYSSLYQTHLPKLEQIGLVRYDDDDKTVSITEAGERVTLRCAANGAPDCKYLGLIVGLDVLVLALFALRQLGFLATQTFFGLSAALIAGLSLVALRQLHVVRSWKRRYWRRGPDYILDVDDN is encoded by the coding sequence ATGGGAGTCCAGATCGAACTCGACGGGACGGGGCTGGAACAGATTCGGAAAGCCGTCCGCAACATGCGGCGCCGGTACATCCTGTACTACCTCCACCACAGCGGCGGCGCCGCGAGGATCGACGAACTCGTCGACCGGGTCGCCACCTGGGAGCACGGCTCGGCGGCGGGCGACGTCCCCGGTCGGAAGCGGGACTCGGTGTACAGCTCGCTGTACCAGACCCACCTGCCGAAACTGGAGCAGATCGGACTCGTCCGGTACGACGACGACGACAAGACGGTCTCGATCACTGAGGCCGGCGAGCGCGTCACCCTCCGATGCGCGGCGAACGGGGCCCCGGACTGCAAGTACCTGGGACTCATCGTCGGGCTCGACGTCCTCGTGCTGGCGCTGTTCGCCCTCCGACAGCTGGGGTTCCTCGCGACCCAGACGTTCTTCGGCCTGAGCGCGGCGCTGATCGCCGGCCTCTCGCTGGTCGCGCTCCGGCAGCTCCACGTCGTACGGTCGTGGAAGCGCCGGTACTGGCGACGCGGGCCCGACTACATCCTCGACGTCGACGACAACTGA
- a CDS encoding DUF7504 family protein, with the protein MCCHLMGGRMTSIGQSVDPGENILLLSSKFGADDSPVCMGLLTVEPPSDEAVLSVTVTESTDDRIRQWQQHTNSAPAAATAVQVDASTRSVSQPATDESRSCETISRRTVASPSDLTGLGIEIINAIDEFADADEDWQPVVCFHSLTPLLQYVSSEELFQFLHKVTYTFARKDAIAHFHMDPSVHDEQTIGTFFHLFDSVIRYDDEWEIINR; encoded by the coding sequence ATGTGTTGTCATCTGATGGGTGGCCGTATGACTTCAATTGGTCAATCGGTAGATCCCGGTGAGAACATTCTCCTCCTCAGTTCGAAATTTGGAGCAGACGACTCGCCGGTTTGCATGGGCCTGCTCACTGTCGAACCGCCGTCCGATGAGGCGGTGCTCTCGGTCACAGTAACGGAATCGACGGACGACCGGATTCGACAGTGGCAACAGCATACCAATTCAGCGCCTGCAGCAGCGACGGCGGTTCAGGTTGACGCGTCGACGCGGTCAGTCTCTCAGCCGGCAACTGATGAGAGCCGTTCGTGCGAGACGATTTCCCGGCGGACCGTCGCTTCCCCGTCTGACCTGACTGGTCTCGGTATCGAGATCATCAACGCAATCGATGAGTTCGCAGACGCGGACGAGGACTGGCAACCCGTCGTCTGCTTCCACTCGTTGACGCCGCTTCTCCAGTACGTATCCAGCGAGGAACTGTTTCAGTTCCTTCATAAGGTGACGTATACGTTTGCCCGGAAGGACGCGATCGCTCATTTTCATATGGACCCGTCGGTCCACGACGAGCAGACAATCGGGACGTTCTTCCACCTCTTCGACAGCGTCATCAGATATGATGACGAATGGGAGATCATTAACAGATAG
- a CDS encoding ROK family protein codes for MNRVAAFGIGSTNFRSVVATPEGEFLTDVSVEPTRHRELGQQIVAAVDRFEDAVGGIDAVGVSCTGLVDAGAGTVHDVDTPAGDVVSTVEVGPPVAAAHDLPVALANDCNAAALAEWQFGDPGGHDCVVHLTMGTGIGGGAVEDGRLLRGESDRAGEFGLIPVAPESDRESTGVTGAWEAFCSGRGIAEFARDLARDYEDHGSEFADGGCTAQDVFAAARAGDPLAEECLDRVDRYNAAGVATVCNSLNPGLVTLGGGVALNNADRVAEGIDRYLDDYLFVDRPEIRPTTLGDDVGLYGAVATAMADTTGRDIVGAQGQESMTD; via the coding sequence ATGAATCGCGTCGCCGCGTTCGGCATCGGAAGCACGAACTTCCGTTCCGTCGTCGCCACTCCCGAAGGCGAGTTCCTGACCGACGTCTCCGTCGAGCCCACGCGCCATCGCGAACTCGGCCAGCAGATCGTCGCGGCCGTCGACCGGTTCGAAGACGCCGTCGGCGGCATCGACGCCGTGGGGGTCTCCTGTACCGGCCTGGTCGACGCCGGAGCCGGGACCGTCCACGACGTCGACACGCCCGCGGGCGACGTCGTCTCGACGGTGGAAGTCGGGCCGCCGGTGGCGGCCGCCCACGACCTCCCCGTCGCGCTGGCGAACGACTGCAACGCGGCCGCGCTCGCGGAGTGGCAGTTCGGCGACCCCGGCGGCCACGACTGCGTGGTCCACCTGACGATGGGTACCGGCATCGGCGGCGGCGCCGTCGAAGACGGCCGTCTCCTGCGTGGTGAATCTGACCGCGCCGGCGAGTTCGGACTCATTCCAGTTGCACCCGAGAGCGACCGCGAAAGCACGGGCGTCACGGGCGCCTGGGAGGCCTTCTGCTCCGGGCGCGGCATCGCCGAGTTCGCCCGGGACCTGGCCCGCGATTACGAGGACCACGGCAGCGAGTTCGCCGACGGCGGCTGCACCGCCCAGGACGTGTTCGCCGCGGCGAGGGCCGGCGACCCCCTCGCCGAGGAGTGCCTCGACCGCGTCGACCGATACAACGCGGCCGGGGTAGCGACCGTCTGCAACTCCCTCAATCCCGGCCTCGTCACGCTCGGCGGCGGCGTCGCGCTGAACAACGCCGACCGCGTCGCCGAGGGCATCGACCGCTACCTCGACGACTACCTGTTCGTCGACCGACCCGAGATCCGACCCACGACGCTGGGCGACGACGTCGGCCTCTACGGCGCCGTCGCGACGGCGATGGCCGACACGACCGGACGGGACATCGTCGGCGCGCAGGGGCAGGAGTCCATGACGGACTGA
- a CDS encoding Lrp/AsnC family transcriptional regulator, with protein MAELDEVDYGILHLLQSNARDQTPVDMAESLPVSAQTVRNRIEKLEERGVIEGYVPVIDYEEAGFPMRVKFACTAPVGRRTELAREALEISNVVRVEEMLSARRNLHPLAVARNADEITAVTQALDDLGLRIESERLLRTHHHRPFNHFGEDDVSNE; from the coding sequence ATGGCCGAGTTGGACGAAGTCGACTACGGGATTCTCCACCTGCTCCAGTCGAACGCACGCGACCAGACGCCGGTCGACATGGCGGAGTCGCTCCCCGTGTCCGCACAGACCGTCCGGAATCGGATCGAGAAGCTAGAGGAGAGGGGCGTCATCGAGGGCTACGTTCCGGTCATCGACTACGAGGAAGCCGGGTTCCCCATGCGCGTGAAGTTCGCCTGTACGGCGCCGGTCGGCCGCCGGACGGAACTGGCCAGGGAGGCGCTCGAGATCTCCAACGTCGTCCGCGTCGAGGAGATGCTGAGCGCCAGGCGGAACCTGCACCCGCTGGCCGTCGCGCGCAACGCCGACGAGATAACGGCGGTCACGCAGGCGCTGGACGACCTCGGGCTGCGGATCGAGAGCGAACGACTCCTCCGGACTCACCACCACCGCCCGTTC
- a CDS encoding DUF7344 domain-containing protein, which translates to MGGLDDVYRALVDERRRIVLSVLREHHTVPLPDLAEFVAESEFDEDVAAIPGEDVRDVYMSLYHTHVPLLEAAELVRYEQSDDVVAWTERASERLSTARDRVDALLAEEYSRN; encoded by the coding sequence ATGGGTGGTCTGGACGACGTCTATCGGGCGCTGGTCGACGAGCGACGGCGCATCGTGCTCTCAGTCCTCCGGGAACACCACACCGTTCCGCTGCCAGACCTGGCCGAGTTCGTGGCCGAGAGCGAGTTCGACGAGGACGTCGCCGCGATCCCGGGCGAGGACGTCCGGGACGTGTACATGTCGCTCTACCACACGCACGTGCCGCTTCTGGAGGCGGCCGAACTGGTCCGCTACGAGCAGTCGGACGACGTCGTCGCGTGGACGGAGCGGGCGAGCGAACGGCTGTCCACTGCGCGTGACCGGGTCGACGCGCTGCTCGCCGAGGAGTACAGTAGAAATTGA
- a CDS encoding tyrosine-type recombinase/integrase, with product MSAPVEDPSELSVREVYEMFLDAKQLDYTDETLRDYETRLRQFVEWAEDQEAIETVGDLSGWHLEQFKLFRQGQDLAPTTIKGQMAACKVFLEYAAGIEAVDEMLPYKVNIPKLEQSEETSDVRLDADRAFRLIQHYRDSPTEYASERHVALELAWFTGARLGALRALDLDDYRSDDQILWFRHRLPSTPLKKKEHGERPVAVPDPVCEVIDAYLEGVRYDKRDEHGRDPLLSGRQGRPAASTLQTWVYQATIPCAAAPCPHDEDPRSCDWTARNTASSCPSSRSPHQVRTGSITWQLNSGLSYEAVAERVNSDPDTLRRYYDKADDVERLEQRRREFVDRLEFDPDDQD from the coding sequence TTGAGTGCGCCCGTCGAGGATCCGAGTGAGCTGTCGGTCCGCGAGGTCTACGAGATGTTCCTCGACGCGAAGCAGCTCGACTACACGGACGAGACGCTCCGCGACTACGAGACCCGCCTTCGCCAGTTCGTCGAGTGGGCCGAGGACCAGGAGGCGATCGAGACCGTCGGCGACCTCTCGGGCTGGCACCTGGAGCAGTTCAAGCTGTTCCGGCAGGGGCAGGACCTCGCTCCAACGACGATCAAGGGCCAGATGGCGGCGTGCAAGGTCTTCCTCGAGTACGCCGCCGGCATCGAGGCCGTCGACGAGATGTTGCCCTACAAGGTCAACATCCCGAAGCTGGAGCAGAGCGAGGAGACCTCCGACGTCCGCCTCGACGCCGATCGCGCGTTCCGGCTAATCCAGCACTACCGTGATTCGCCGACTGAGTACGCCAGCGAGCGTCACGTCGCACTGGAACTGGCCTGGTTCACGGGTGCGCGGCTTGGTGCCCTCCGAGCGCTCGATCTCGACGACTACCGGTCGGACGACCAGATCCTCTGGTTCCGCCACCGGTTGCCGTCGACGCCGCTGAAAAAGAAGGAGCACGGCGAGCGTCCAGTCGCTGTTCCGGACCCCGTGTGCGAGGTGATCGACGCTTACCTGGAGGGCGTCCGCTACGACAAGCGCGACGAGCACGGTCGCGATCCGCTACTGTCTGGTCGCCAGGGACGCCCGGCGGCGTCGACGCTCCAGACCTGGGTTTACCAGGCTACGATTCCGTGCGCGGCTGCTCCGTGCCCGCACGACGAGGATCCGCGGTCTTGCGACTGGACCGCGCGCAACACTGCCAGTAGCTGCCCGTCCTCCCGATCTCCCCATCAGGTGCGTACGGGCAGCATCACCTGGCAGCTGAACAGTGGCCTCTCCTACGAGGCCGTGGCGGAGCGCGTCAACTCTGACCCTGATACGCTCCGTCGCTACTACGACAAGGCCGACGACGTTGAGCGGCTCGAGCAGCGTCGTCGGGAGTTTGTCGACCGACTGGAGTTCGATCCCGATGATCAGGACTAA